A genomic stretch from Anaerococcus mediterraneensis includes:
- a CDS encoding DUF4256 domain-containing protein, with translation MEKIDKKFLQILEDRFGANMHRHKTIKWDFVESSLTSNLDLYKAVLAMEESGGEPDLIDLDIFRGLVYVDMSKESPSARGSICYDEQARSARKTNPPSSSAMAQAEKMGIRILDEDQYTALAGLEEIDTKSSSWILTPESIRNQGGALFGSMKYGRIFIFHNGADSYYKNRAFRGFIKI, from the coding sequence ATGGAAAAAATCGATAAAAAGTTTTTGCAGATATTAGAAGATAGGTTTGGTGCCAATATGCACAGGCACAAGACGATCAAATGGGATTTTGTAGAAAGCTCGCTTACAAGCAACCTCGACCTTTATAAGGCGGTTTTGGCTATGGAAGAAAGCGGCGGGGAACCAGACCTGATTGACCTAGATATTTTTAGGGGCCTTGTTTATGTAGATATGAGCAAAGAGAGTCCATCAGCTAGGGGATCTATTTGCTACGATGAACAGGCAAGGTCAGCTAGAAAAACCAATCCTCCATCATCATCTGCTATGGCCCAGGCAGAAAAAATGGGGATTAGGATTTTGGATGAAGACCAATACACAGCCCTTGCAGGTCTAGAGGAGATCGATACAAAATCATCCTCATGGATTTTGACCCCAGAATCTATCAGAAACCAAGGCGGGGCCCTTTTTGGATCTATGAAATATGGGAGGATTTTTATCTTCCACAATGGGGCAGACTCTTATTATAAAAATAGGGCCTTTAGGGGCTTTATAAAAATATGA
- a CDS encoding nitrous oxide-stimulated promoter family protein, with product MAENDRGFGLVSQMIDIYYKKNTGHIEKEELKKYVKTRLDHCPHGDDKPFCGHCQIGCYKKDYKIQIKEVMKYAGPRMIFVNPKAAISHLVEGIKSRGDKDGKNR from the coding sequence ATGGCAGAAAATGACAGGGGCTTTGGCCTTGTTAGCCAGATGATCGATATTTATTACAAGAAAAATACTGGTCATATAGAAAAGGAAGAATTGAAAAAATATGTTAAAACAAGGCTTGATCATTGCCCACATGGTGATGACAAGCCCTTTTGTGGCCACTGTCAGATTGGCTGCTACAAAAAAGACTACAAAATTCAGATAAAAGAGGTCATGAAGTATGCAGGGCCTAGGATGATTTTTGTAAACCCAAAGGCAGCTATTAGTCACTTGGTAGAGGGGATAAAAAGTAGGGGAGATAAGGATGGAAAAAATCGATAA
- a CDS encoding YvrJ family protein yields the protein MDIVELISQVGFPIVMNLILIVQINGKLDQILDEMKK from the coding sequence ATGGATATTGTAGAACTGATTTCACAGGTGGGCTTTCCTATAGTTATGAATCTGATACTCATAGTACAGATCAATGGCAAGCTCGATCAAATCCTAGATGAGATGAAAAAATAA
- a CDS encoding sigma-70 family RNA polymerase sigma factor, which yields MKINLENSDRIINDYMPLILAVVRRFPAFEKEESIDEAKMVLIDTIMDYKEEKGAFGAYLKLRLNYYFFDKAKKPTATSLDKENGEGDSLISTLEADIDIEKEFFTKEKYQDLYQKIRKLKKRDQKIIIMKYFQNKTNTEIGDVLKISEKTVRNRHSQIIKELKTMFLDS from the coding sequence ATGAAAATCAATTTAGAAAATTCAGACAGAATTATAAATGACTACATGCCCCTAATACTGGCTGTAGTAAGGAGGTTTCCTGCCTTTGAAAAAGAGGAATCCATAGACGAAGCCAAAATGGTCCTCATAGATACGATCATGGACTACAAGGAGGAAAAGGGGGCCTTTGGCGCTTACCTCAAACTCAGACTCAATTACTACTTTTTCGACAAGGCCAAAAAACCAACCGCCACATCCCTAGACAAAGAAAATGGGGAAGGCGACAGTCTAATATCAACCCTAGAAGCAGATATAGACATAGAAAAAGAGTTTTTCACCAAAGAAAAATACCAAGACCTCTACCAAAAAATAAGAAAACTAAAAAAGAGAGACCAAAAAATAATAATAATGAAATACTTCCAAAATAAAACTAACACAGAGATAGGAGATGTCCTAAAAATATCAGAAAAAACCGTCAGAAATAGGCACAGCCAAATAATAAAAGAACTAAAAACCATGTTTTTGGATTCTTGA
- a CDS encoding peptidoglycan amidohydrolase family protein: protein MASVEKMIDFAISKVNRVSYSMAYPARLGPSFYDCSSFVYYSLIAGGFLPKGTSISNTEGLFRLNGQALREIYSFDKVRRGDIFIRGYEGYSAGGYGHTGIFLDQKRIIHCNFSYGSVTINESWRFLDRKRSNKERYFRPVGQEKSFAFVEKLGKAIVQAYVNVRTSPSLSGGIVAIYPPGGVIYYDRIYQNEGYSWVSYIGSQSKKRRFVSIGDGKKSWVKV from the coding sequence ATGGCTAGTGTAGAAAAAATGATAGATTTTGCCATATCTAAGGTAAATAGGGTTTCTTATTCTATGGCCTATCCAGCTAGGCTGGGCCCAAGTTTTTATGATTGTTCATCCTTTGTTTATTATTCTCTGATAGCTGGGGGATTTTTGCCAAAGGGGACGAGTATTTCAAATACTGAGGGACTTTTTAGGTTAAATGGCCAGGCTTTGAGGGAGATTTATTCTTTTGACAAGGTCAGGAGGGGAGATATTTTTATAAGGGGATACGAGGGATATTCGGCAGGTGGCTATGGCCATACGGGGATATTTTTGGATCAAAAAAGGATTATTCATTGTAATTTTTCCTATGGGTCTGTGACTATAAATGAGTCTTGGCGTTTTTTGGATAGGAAAAGATCAAATAAGGAGAGGTATTTTAGACCGGTGGGCCAGGAAAAGAGTTTTGCCTTTGTAGAAAAATTGGGCAAGGCTATTGTCCAGGCCTATGTCAATGTCAGAACAAGCCCCTCTTTGTCAGGAGGGATTGTCGCTATTTATCCACCGGGTGGGGTGATCTATTATGACAGGATCTACCAAAATGAGGGATATTCCTGGGTTTCTTATATAGGAAGCCAGTCTAAAAAAAGACGTTTTGTCAGTATTGGAGATGGGAAAAAATCCTGGGTAAAAGTCTAG